In Trichoderma atroviride chromosome 2, complete sequence, one DNA window encodes the following:
- a CDS encoding uncharacterized protein (EggNog:ENOG41): protein MTRSSIKQASAPPLKRSEDPQVQVISPKLENVPIRQLWNVAYETLRQEDAALIEEYENKLQGSVVAGLSDNLQSKVNIQERMWAILQSKMDNVNKNKLKFGSSKVTVEDVSKLLLNVVNSANSFISQAVSASPPASIAWAGVSFLLPLFMNISAQSIALAEGLAYISSLIAQSQMREELYNKRYELQIGNHEDFQQSHHEYKAALERLYRQILKFQAKSCCYYSNTSALRHTLDAVNWNGWDQLVNDVREREKSFTAIEGLWRDMQNLEERLATESAESKKEREELLAWLLKSLGGGKELLAPYFGFMGKPALGNPF from the exons ATGACTCGATCATCGATCAAACAAGCATCAGCGCCCCCCCTCAAACGTTCCGAGGACCCCCAAGTCCAGGTTATATCGCCCAAATTGGAAAATGTTCCTATCCGACAGCTCTGGAATGTGGCATACGAAACACTGCGACAGGAAGACGCCGCACTTATTGAGGAATATGAGAATAAGTTACAAGGCAGCGTCGTCGCCGGTTTAAGCGATAACCTTCAATCGAAAGTGAATATACAAGAACGGATGTGGGCGATACTTCAGAGCAAAATGGACAACGTCAATAAAAACAAGCTCAAGTTCGGCAGCTCCAAAGTCACAGTTGAAGATGTTTCAAAGCTTCTTTTGAATGTTGTCAACTCCGCCAATAGCTTCATCAGCCAAGCTGTGAGCGCCAGCCCGCCTGCTTCAATAGCTTGGGCCGGTGTTAGCTTTTTGCTACCG TTATTTATGAACATTTCAGCTCAAAGTATTGCCTTGGCAGAAGGGTTAGCATACATCTCGTCTCTTATCGCGCAGAGTCAGATGAGAGAGGAACTTTACAACAAGCGCTATGAGTTACAAATTGGGAACCACGAGGACTTTCAGCAATCGCATCACGAATATAAAGCTGCCTTGGAGCGACTCTATAGGCAAATCTTGAAATTTCAGGCTAAAAGCTGCTGTTACTACTCAAATACGTCAGCCCTTCGCCACACCCTTGATGCTGTCAACTGGAATGGCTGGGATCAATTAGTTAACGACGTTCGCGAACGAGAGAAAAGCTTTACCGCAATCGAAGGGCTTTGGCGTGATATGCAGAATCTCGAGGAACGTTTGGCAACTGAGAGTGCAgaatcaaaaaaagagcgcGAGGAACTATTGGCGTGGCTCT TGAAGAGTTTAGGAGGTGGGAAAGAACTGCTTGCTCCTTACTTTGGCTTCATGGGAAAG CCGGCTCTGGGAAATCCGTTCTAA
- a CDS encoding uncharacterized protein (EggNog:ENOG41): MGRLSRGCLRCRQRRVRCDEGRPSCQRCIRRNEVCEGYRDESSLIFRHETDKVIEVSRAMQIVGPPNYTDSSHSSSRKRSLSVNASSASRQSSSFSSSLAPEEASGITMRNPQPWLKGPPAKFQPPLEEQAVDQFIDRYVLYPCNQTSSPGFLEHLPSMFKEVNVEGRYALRWAVQAAAYADAVSSNQKSKALASKALQCYGMALKALGESLSTPGKEPDDYDLMAVVVLDIFETLYTPNEVSKGSHVQGMAQLLRLRGRDLVYDPRGWSLFRLAHHRIQKHRLAYPISQVSETSNLLNELNNNEPSVRLEKNTNNILETCKRARTLLDLVTAGGIPASTIVDMIKELHSSDLEAVSWRQTSQWSFTSIAVSERPDLSSAAHGITETIQLHPDVWMAYEWNYHRTARIIFLQQLLQCSKAALEAPDLKEVDRQMLNNTIAECISTIQWLADEFLATVPQSLGDVNHMGWLHDSNDGPPRCRAIGGYLLLWPTRTVKAQTSATSVDQKARAQRVYEKIRECTGMKDLLGDKSII, from the exons ATGGGACGCCTCAGCCGTGGATGTTTGCGCTGCCGGCAGCGTCGCGTCCGCTGCGATGAGGGGCGGCCGTCTTGCCAGCGCTGCATCCGCCGCAACGAGGTTTGTGAGGGATACCGCGATGAATCGTCGCTCATATTCCGCCACGAGACGGACAAAGTGATTGAAGTCTCGCGCGCAATGCAAATCGTGGGTCCACCAAACTACACGGATTCCTCGCATTCTTCCTCGCGGAAGCGAAGCCTGTCTGTCAATGCGAGCTCGGCTTCTCGACAGTCGTCTTCCTTCTCATCGTCACTGGCCCCGGAGGAGGCTTCGGGCATCACGATGCGCAATCCCCAGCCGTGGCTGAAAGGGCCGCCGGCAAAATTTCAGCCGCCTCTGGAAGAACAGGCCGTAGATCAGTTCATAGATAGATATGTGCTGTACCCCTGCAATCAGACGTCTTCTCCCGGCTTCCTAGAGCATTTGCCTTCCATGTTCAAAGAAGTCAACGTCGAGGGTCGCTACGCGCTTCGCTGGGCTGTGCAGGCGGCAGCATATGCAGACGCCGTCTCATCAAACCAAAAAAGTAAAGCGCTTGCAAGCAAGGCTCTGCAATGCTATGGCATGGCACTCAAGGCTCTGGGGGAGTCGCTCTCTACGCCAGGCAAAGAGCCGGATGATTATGATCTAATGGCCGTGGTCGTGCTGGATATTTTCGAG ACATTATATACTCCCAACGAGGTCAGTAAAGGATCTCACGTCCAGGGAATGGCGCAACTGCTTCGTTTACGCGGCAGAGATTTGGTCTACGACCCCCGCGGCTGGAGCCTATTTCGACTTGCACACCACCGAATT CAAAAACATCGATTAGCGTATCCTATCTCGCAAGTCTCCGAAACATCAAACTTGCTCAACGAGTTGAATAACAACGAGCCCTCGGTCCGCCTCGAGAAGAATACCAATAACATCCTTGAGACATGCAAGCGGGCGCGGACCTTGCTAGACCTTGTCACTGCAGGTGGGATACCGGCATCGACCATTGTCGACATGATCAAAGAGCTGCATTCGTCGGACCTAGAAGCAGTCAGTTGGCGTCAGACGTCACAGTGGTCTTTTACCAGCATAGCCGTCTCGGAACGACCAGAtctctcttcagcagcacatGGCATCACGGAGACTATTCAGCTGCATCCAGATGTATGGATGGCCTACGAGTGGAACTACCACAGGACAGCGCGCATAATCTTTCTACAGCAACTGCTGCAATGCTCCAAAGCCGCCCTGGAAGCCCCAGATCTCAAAGAGGTCGATAGGCAGATGCTGAATAATACCATCGCAGAGTGCATCTCAACGATTCAATGGCTAGCCGACGAGTTCCTCGCTACCGTCCCTCAGTCCCTCGGGGATGTTAATCATATGGGTTGGCTCCATGACAGCAACGACGGCCCGCCTCGCTGCCGCGCCATCGGCGGATATCTGCTTCTATGGCCAACCCGCACCGTCAAGGCGCAAACGTCTGCGACGAGCGTAGATCAAAAAGCGCGAGCACAGAGGGTGTATGAAAAGATTCGTGAATGTACTGGAATGAAGGATCTTCTAGGTGACAAGAGTATCATCTGA
- a CDS encoding uncharacterized protein (EggNog:ENOG41), translating to MSSPSSNPRIVTTTHDAAGTAIFGSDSEVPLFHPMGPAGSSFAVFDVRNAVPVNNTEPAQNHPNTIPRCPPNGAIFCISNIAPHFTVPMHRTLSLDYGVVISGEIVMKLESGEERTVKAGEFLIQGGVNHQWINRTDEICRICFVTLSAEKIKLVDGTELDEVAVKR from the coding sequence ATGTCATCTCCCAGCTCCAACCCTCGCATAGTTACCACGACACACGACGCAGCAGGAACCGCCATTTTTGGTTCCGATAGTGAAGTCCCCTTATTTCACCCCATGGGACCGGCGGGTTCGTCCTTTGCCGTCTTTGACGTGCGCAACGCCGTGCCCGTCAACAACACGGAGCCTGCACAAAACCACCCAAACACGATCCCACGCTGCCCGCCCAACGGCGCCATATTCTGCATCAGCAACATCGCGCCTCACTTCACCGTGCCGATGCACCGGACGCTGAGTCTGGACTATGGCGTCGTGATTAGCGGCGAGATCGTCATGAAGCTCGAAAGCGGGGAGGAGAGAACTGTCAAAGCGGGAGAGTTTCTCATTCAAGGGGGTGTAAATCACCAGTGGATAAACAGGACAGATGAGATATGCCGGATTTGCTTTGTAACGCTGAGTGCAGAGAAGATCAAGTTGGTGGATGGGACAGAGCTGGATGAAGTTGCCGTCAAGAGATGA
- a CDS encoding uncharacterized protein (EggNog:ENOG41) — protein sequence MASFVYASAFQCCVPDPAKPNAPVSEEEEAISCKINRALASGPIQVTKDATVAEWTHDRKITVIREGTNGWTCFPGNENHIGNVPMCCDAQGLQWIKDAYAGKEKPTNTAPGLIYMLCGANQHSSVSVSDVTSPAIPIGPHYMIIWPFDSKRDGLPNTVRDEGAWVMFDGTPYAHLHVCGNPWAGKEYHPETTKANWDLRYLTR from the coding sequence ATGGCATCATTTGTATATGCCAGTGCTTTCCAGTGCTGTGTACCAGACCCGGCAAAGCCCAATGCTCCTGTaagcgaggaagaggaagctaTTTCCTGCAAAATCAACAGGGCTCTCGCATCTGGTCCTATCCAGGTTACCAAAGACGCCACTGTAGCGGAATGGACTCATGATCGCAAGATAACAGTCATACGCGAAGGAACAAATGGTTGGACGTGTTTTCCGGGCAACGAAAACCACATTGGAAACGTGCCCATGTGCTGTGACGCTCAAGGTCTCCAATGGATCAAAGACGCCTATGcaggcaaagaaaagccaaCCAATACGGCACCAGGACTGATCTACATGCTGTGTGGTGCAAATCAACATAGCAGTGTTAGTGTATCGGATGTCACAAGCCCGGCAATTCCAATTGGACCACATTACATGATCATTTGGCCATTTGACTCGAAGCGGGATGGGTTGCCAAACACGGTCCGCGATGAAGGGGCTTGGGTCATGTTTGACGGGACGCCTTATGCGCATTTGCACGTTTGCGGAAATCCATGGGCAGGGAAGGAATATCATCCTGAGACAACTAAAGCGAACTGGGACTTGAGATATCTTACGAGATAA
- a CDS encoding uncharacterized protein (EggNog:ENOG41): protein MFGGYELHSEFKPKGCKTTIKTTAVTAGAASYVSDIYSHLDQYNLTIVDGMGPEVTMGGYLTGGGHSPISNIFGLGSDQVYEVEMVTPKGEIITANECQNTDIFWAVRGGGGGTFGVLTKVTVRTVPSKPMAVYDFTIETTPNSKAYWESVAYMIAQYPTLANSSVAAFTYLYPNTSAAGLGGDMATFEAVFAIYDPPSSTTLDNLLEPYVQQIKKDFPSQITTKVSSTVFPNFHSMFLEYADDKGAGVDKVVGSWLLPPDTLKEDAFSDALVDFLGPAGGRLYMVSGTGVWDAKPRGGGNAINPAWRKALVHAGKSNYIVLSQHYDLKRL from the exons ATGTTCGGAGGATATGAATTACACAGCGAGTTCAAGCCAAAGGGCTGCAAAACTACGATTAAAACAACGGCCGTGACTGCGGGGGCCGCATCGTATGTCAGTGATATATACTCTCACTTGGACCAATACAACCTGACCATCGTTGATGGAATGGGGCCAGAAGTCACCATGGGCGGGTACCTCACTGGTGGAGGCCACAGCCCCATATCAAACATATTCGGGCTCGGATCGGATCAGGTTTATGAGGTGGAGATGGTAACCCCCAAGGGAGAAATAATCACGGCGAACGAGTGTCAGAATACCGACATATTTTGGGCAGTTCGAGGT GGCGGCGGGGGTACTTTTGGAGTCTTGACCAAGGTGACTGTTCGAACGGTCCCATCCAAGCCCATGGCGGTATACGACTTTACCATCGAGACAACACCAAACTCAAAGGCCTATTGGGAGAGTGTAGCTTATATGATAGCACAATATCCCACTCTAGCCAACTCGAGTGTCGCGGCATTTACGTACCTGTACCCCAATACCAGCGCCGCAGGGCTCGGAGGGGATATGGCAACCTTCGAAGCAGTCTTCGCCATATACGATCCCCCATCATCTACTACATTGGATAACTTGCTTGAGCCCTATGTTCAACAGATTAAAAAGGATTTTCCTAGTCAGATAACGACGAAGGTATCCTCAACCGTCTTTCCCAACTTTCACAGTATGTTCCTCGAATATGCAGATGATAAGGGGGCAGGTGTGGACAAGGTGGTCGGATCATGGCTTCTGCCGCCGGATACACTGAAAGAAGATGCCTTTAGCGATGCTCTAGTTGACTTTCTGGGGCCCGCTGGCGGAAGGCTATACATGGTCTCTGGAACAGGCGTTTGGGATGCCAAACCAAGGGGTGGCGGTAATGCCATCAACCCTGCATGGAGAAAAGCTCTGGTTCACGCAGGCAAGTCCAATTACATAGTGTTGTCCCAGCATTATGATTTGAAGAGACTCTGA